The Rhododendron vialii isolate Sample 1 chromosome 6a, ASM3025357v1 genome includes a window with the following:
- the LOC131330675 gene encoding probable beta-1,3-galactosyltransferase 2 → MSVKSRGEQSSRDVLCKKWTFLLCIGSFCAGMLFTSRMWAAPESRSISRTTAVEAEELKLVSEGCDPKSLDMKVVRRVSKDMNGEVSKTHHDIQTLDKTISNLEMELAAARAAQESILTGSPMEELKDIELSGKRRYFMVVGINTAFSSRKRRDSVRATWMPQGERRKKLEEEKGVIMRFVIGHSATVGGILDRAIEAEDRKHGDLLRLDHIEGYLELSAKTKTYFAAAVALWDADFYVKVDDDVHVNIATLGETLARYRKKPRLYIGCMKSGPVLAQKGVRYHEPEYWKFGETGNKYFRHATGQLYAISKDLATYISMNQHVLHKYANEDVSLGSWFIGLDVHHVDDRRLCCGTPPDCEWRAQAGNICVASFDWSCSGICRSVERIKEVHRRCGEGENAIWSASF, encoded by the exons AATGTGGGCAGCGCCCGAGTCTAGAAGTATTTCAAGGACAACTGCAGTTGAAGCTGAAGAACTAAAGTTAGTTTCAGAGGGTTGTGATCCAAAATCA TTGGATATGAAGGTTGTAAGGCGTGTATCCAAGGACATGAATGGGGAAGTATCAAAGACACATCATGATATACA AACACTGGATAAAACTATCTCAAATTTGGAGATGGAATTAGCTGCTGCAAGGGCAGCACAGGAGTCGATTCTCACTGGCTCTCCTATGGAAGAGTTGAAGGACATTGAATTATCTGGGAAAAGAAGATATTTTATGGTGGTTGGAATAAATACGGCCTTTAGCAGCCGGAAAAGAAGAGATTCAGTTCGTGCGACTTGGATGCCACAAG GTGAAAGGAGAAAGAAGTTGGAGGAAGAGAAGGGTGTGATTATGCGCTTTGTCATTGGTCATAG TGCCACGGTTGGAGGTATACTGGACAGAGCTATCGAAGCAGAGGACAGAAAGCATGGTGATTTGTTGAGGCTG GATCACATTGAGGGCTACCTCGAACTTTCTGCCAAGACGAAGACGTATTTTGCTGCAGCTGTTGCTCTATGGGATGCAGATTTTTACGTCAAAGTTGATGATGACGTTCATGTAAATATAG CAACACTAGGAGAAACATTGGCGAGATACCGGAAAAAGCCACGGTTGTATATTGGATGTATGAAATCTGGTCCTGTCCTTGCTCAAAA GGGCGTGAGGTACCATGAACCCGAGTATTGGAAATTTGGGGAGACCGGAAACAAGTATTTTCGTCATGCTACAGGACAACTATATGCCATTTCAAAAGATCTGGCTACTTATATCTCAATGAACCA GCACGTACTGCACAAGTATGCGAATGAGGATGTTTCGCTTGGATCTTGGTTCATCGGACTTGATGTGCATCATGTAGATGACAGGAGACTATGTTGTGGAACTCCACCCG ATTGCGAGTGGAGGGCTCAGGCGGGGAATATATGCGTCGCTTCGTTCGACTGGAGCTGCAGTGGGATTTGTCGATCGGTTGAGAGGATTAAGGAAGTCCATAGGCGGTGTGGGGAAGGCGAGAATGCTATTTGGTCGGCTTCCTTTTGA